The following proteins are co-located in the Nonlabens ponticola genome:
- a CDS encoding LytR/AlgR family response regulator transcription factor, which yields MIHVVIVDDESHARSFLTNLLAKELGDQFYLVDSCASVKDAVATIKNNKVDLVFLDIQMPEEDGFELMGYFDEIDFEIIFVTAYDQYAIKAFNCSALHYLLKPLDPEKVKEAVNRFKKTSESKKAILKKFDVLEEYLERQQEKKRIVFNTSSGFDVVVLKEIMHIEAAGNYCQIHLKDQPKKLITSSMKAIMECLPDSHFCRIHDKYIVNLNEVSCFINADKEVQLRNGTELKVSERKLKFFKSQIGEMA from the coding sequence ATGATACATGTGGTAATCGTGGACGATGAGTCCCATGCGCGTTCTTTTTTAACCAATCTGTTGGCTAAAGAACTAGGAGATCAGTTCTATCTGGTAGATAGCTGTGCATCTGTAAAAGATGCAGTTGCTACTATTAAAAATAACAAAGTAGATCTGGTTTTTCTGGACATACAGATGCCTGAAGAGGATGGTTTTGAACTCATGGGTTATTTTGACGAGATTGATTTTGAAATCATTTTTGTGACTGCCTATGACCAGTATGCCATCAAGGCTTTCAATTGTAGTGCGCTGCATTATCTGCTCAAGCCACTCGATCCAGAAAAAGTAAAAGAAGCCGTCAACCGATTTAAAAAGACAAGCGAAAGCAAGAAAGCCATCCTCAAAAAATTTGACGTGCTGGAAGAGTATTTGGAACGCCAGCAGGAAAAGAAACGTATCGTTTTCAATACATCCAGCGGTTTTGATGTGGTGGTCCTCAAAGAAATCATGCACATTGAAGCTGCCGGCAATTATTGTCAGATTCACCTTAAAGACCAACCTAAAAAACTTATCACAAGTTCTATGAAAGCGATCATGGAGTGTTTGCCCGATAGTCATTTTTGCCGTATTCATGACAAATACATCGTGAATCTCAATGAGGTAAGCTGTTTTATAAATGCAGATAAAGAGGTGCAGTTGCGCAACGGTACTGAGCTCAAAGTGTCTGAGCGCAAGCTTAAATTCTTCAAAAGCCAGATAGGTGAGATGGCTTAG
- the rpsT gene encoding 30S ribosomal protein S20: MANHKSALKRIRRNEAARVRNKYQHKTTRNAIKKLKETEDKSAAEKLFVEVTSMIDKLAKKNIIHDNKAGNLKSQLAKHINAL; the protein is encoded by the coding sequence ATGGCAAATCACAAAAGTGCTTTAAAAAGAATACGTAGAAATGAGGCTGCACGAGTAAGAAATAAGTACCAGCACAAAACTACACGTAACGCAATCAAGAAGTTGAAGGAGACTGAAGATAAGTCTGCTGCAGAGAAGTTGTTTGTAGAAGTTACTTCTATGATCGACAAGCTTGCTAAAAAGAATATCATTCACGATAACAAAGCAGGTAACCTAAAGTCACAACTTGCTAAGCATATCAACGCGCTGTAA
- the rho gene encoding transcription termination factor Rho, giving the protein MFQIADLKSKKLPELQEIAKDLNVPKYRAMRKLDLVYKILDLQASNPDVVKQLDTDTDSTAQSNDSNDNKPAKQERKPRERKEVPAKEKKSDNADSKDTAKPKQPRKPREAKPKDAKENKPQRSKHSDSNDKSDNTDSKGKNDQRNNRNDKNSRNDNSNRNDNRQKNPRNNNNNQNNVPKGNKDNRNRYRDPDFEFDGIIESEGVLDMMPDGYGFLRSSDYNYLASPDDIYVSQSQVRLFGLKTGDTVLGMVRPPKEGEKYFPLIKISQINGLDPKVVRDRVSFEHLTPLFPDEKFNLADRRASVSTRVMDLFAPIGKGQRGMIVAQPKTGKTMLLKDIANAIAANHPEVYQLILLIDERPEEVTDMQRHVDGEVIASTFDKEAHDHVRVANIVLEKAKRMVECGHDVVILLDSITRLARAYNTVQPASGKVLSGGVDANALHKPKRFFGAARNIEGGGSLSIIATALTETGSKMDEVIFEEFKGTGNMELQLDRNISNRRIFPAIDLTSSSTRRDDLLLEKDTVQRMWIMRKYLADMNPVEAMEFMSQRIKQTRNNEEFLATMND; this is encoded by the coding sequence ATGTTTCAAATAGCTGATTTAAAATCAAAGAAACTTCCTGAATTACAGGAAATCGCCAAAGACCTTAACGTACCCAAGTATCGCGCCATGCGCAAACTAGATCTAGTCTATAAAATTCTAGATTTGCAGGCATCAAATCCTGATGTCGTCAAGCAACTAGACACCGATACAGATTCCACTGCCCAAAGCAACGACTCTAACGACAACAAACCAGCAAAGCAGGAACGCAAGCCTAGAGAGCGCAAAGAGGTTCCTGCAAAAGAAAAGAAGTCAGATAACGCTGACTCAAAAGACACTGCGAAGCCAAAACAGCCACGCAAACCTAGAGAAGCTAAACCAAAGGACGCTAAAGAAAATAAGCCGCAGCGTTCTAAGCATAGTGACAGCAACGATAAAAGCGACAATACCGACTCAAAAGGTAAAAACGACCAGCGCAACAATCGCAACGACAAGAATTCTCGCAACGATAATTCAAATCGCAATGATAATCGCCAGAAGAATCCTCGCAACAATAACAACAACCAGAATAACGTCCCTAAAGGAAATAAGGATAACCGTAATCGTTACCGTGATCCAGACTTTGAATTTGACGGTATTATAGAGAGTGAAGGTGTCCTTGACATGATGCCTGATGGATATGGTTTCCTGCGCAGTAGTGATTACAATTACCTAGCATCGCCAGATGATATTTATGTTTCTCAATCACAGGTAAGATTGTTTGGTTTAAAGACCGGTGATACCGTTTTAGGAATGGTACGTCCACCTAAAGAAGGTGAAAAGTATTTCCCACTCATCAAGATCTCTCAGATCAATGGCCTGGATCCTAAGGTGGTACGCGACCGTGTCTCTTTTGAACACTTGACACCATTGTTCCCTGACGAGAAATTCAATCTAGCTGACCGTCGAGCTTCGGTATCCACGCGTGTTATGGATCTGTTTGCACCTATAGGAAAAGGACAGCGCGGTATGATCGTCGCACAACCTAAGACAGGTAAAACGATGTTGCTTAAGGATATTGCAAACGCCATCGCAGCAAATCATCCAGAAGTTTATCAATTGATATTACTCATCGATGAAAGACCTGAAGAAGTAACGGATATGCAACGTCATGTTGATGGTGAAGTTATCGCATCCACATTTGACAAAGAGGCTCACGATCACGTGCGCGTCGCAAACATCGTTCTGGAAAAAGCAAAACGCATGGTAGAATGTGGTCATGATGTAGTCATACTACTTGACTCCATCACGCGTCTTGCTCGTGCCTACAACACGGTACAGCCAGCTAGTGGTAAAGTACTTTCTGGTGGTGTGGACGCAAATGCACTGCACAAGCCTAAACGATTCTTTGGTGCTGCCCGTAATATTGAAGGTGGTGGATCACTATCTATCATTGCCACTGCTCTAACGGAGACTGGGTCTAAGATGGACGAGGTCATCTTTGAAGAATTTAAAGGTACTGGTAACATGGAACTGCAACTGGATCGAAATATCTCTAACAGACGTATTTTCCCAGCCATCGATCTTACATCGTCAAGCACGCGTCGTGATGATCTATTACTTGAAAAAGACACCGTACAGCGCATGTGGATTATGAGAAAATACCTGGCAGATATGAATCCTGTGGAAGCCATGGAGTTTATGTCGCAGCGCATCAAACAAACTCGTAACAATGAGGAGTTTCTTGCAACGATGAACGACTAG
- a CDS encoding sensor histidine kinase, translating to MRWLSLLLLLLVCSLTSAQQFPSTHYTDRDILPNNTVRNLFQAADGALWIGTDNGLVRKFNDRVDTYFKEDGLAQNNVWAIAQDPSGRLWIGSYGNGLSVFEDGKLRVFAGNSNLPDQEVTRLMVHDQSLYIGTSNGIAVVDLADVASVKSIKPNPKLDEPFIVQDFMVINDAVYVLSYSNGIYKIDTSEEQLQLEQVWNEKYLYSAHVANDTIYFSGKEYFKKVAATKFSNLESLRRLKPQGQSIIWDYEQAGDQLFAAAWGIYANDGGIYVLENDGMRQRNADFGIASTQVTSLAYDQDLKLLYAGTLDDGFYEIRLDENVLFFPNDHEQVIDFASVDDITAALYNDGLQIGSTEIPAELFKQKQVEYVAQHPNDLPRYEDYFYELDYETRAEDIVFYSVKSQKDSFWVNASIGNYQFDKSGKLINYMPVHALEIGFTASGQLLEPNFFHGTRIYDSVAPMNYKYFDETATEQNPRFVVGVMRKGEKTYLTSIFDGLYVYMNGKFNSYEANDIWQEKRLRFVTDFGADQIAVSNEDGDVFILNDDPENFTATKINRNNAHGSTITFLTSYKNTLIIGTPKGVVLHHDGREIFLDGEQGLNGKIHNGFVKGDTLLLGSDNGSYQLKLADILNQENRIDRIAVKSIRVNGNTRSWNPDQTLQLSSNENALEIQLGVEKHPYPNKLTYHYSFNRASGWIPMEDATLSLPSMDSGKYRLFVQVLDSSTGMTVNQEVLAFRIATPFYKSIWFIALCFLLVMGLMLVYFRLKRKRAKQKAAQQEAATKRIEEVKMEALLSQMNPHFVFNSLNSVQYFISNDENEKAMRYLSIFSDLMRANLNNTTKPFLRLEEEIDYLKKYIALENARFSDRVRVTFVVDPKLSVTDTMIPTMLLQPFVENAFVHAFPDRIQSPRLDISFETVNHEDTDFQTIANPKADANYYRCIIKDNGIGSASLTKNKRHTSKGTQLVEERLSFLGYDQQTALRVNYTATGTTVILILER from the coding sequence GTGAGATGGCTTAGCTTGCTGTTGCTCTTGCTGGTTTGTAGTCTGACCAGCGCACAACAATTCCCATCCACGCATTATACAGATCGTGATATATTGCCCAACAATACGGTGCGCAACTTGTTCCAGGCGGCTGATGGCGCTCTGTGGATAGGCACCGATAATGGTCTGGTGCGTAAGTTCAACGATCGTGTCGATACCTATTTTAAAGAAGATGGTCTTGCCCAGAACAATGTATGGGCAATCGCACAAGATCCTTCAGGCCGTTTGTGGATAGGCAGTTACGGCAATGGACTGTCAGTATTTGAGGATGGCAAACTGCGCGTTTTTGCTGGAAATTCAAACTTGCCAGATCAAGAGGTCACAAGGCTTATGGTCCACGACCAATCCTTATATATAGGGACTAGTAATGGTATCGCGGTTGTAGATCTAGCAGATGTCGCTTCTGTAAAATCCATAAAGCCAAATCCCAAACTAGATGAACCTTTTATTGTCCAGGATTTTATGGTCATCAATGATGCGGTTTATGTGCTGAGTTACTCTAATGGTATCTATAAAATCGATACTTCTGAAGAGCAATTGCAGCTGGAACAGGTCTGGAATGAGAAGTACTTGTATTCTGCTCATGTCGCCAACGATACTATTTACTTTAGCGGTAAAGAATATTTCAAGAAAGTAGCTGCAACTAAATTTAGTAATCTGGAATCTTTGAGAAGATTGAAACCTCAAGGACAATCTATTATTTGGGATTATGAGCAAGCTGGCGATCAGCTATTTGCCGCCGCATGGGGAATTTATGCAAATGATGGTGGCATTTATGTACTTGAGAATGATGGTATGCGGCAGCGTAATGCAGACTTTGGCATTGCAAGCACTCAGGTTACAAGTTTAGCCTATGATCAGGATTTAAAATTGCTGTATGCTGGAACATTAGATGATGGGTTTTATGAAATAAGGCTGGATGAGAATGTGCTTTTCTTTCCCAACGACCACGAGCAAGTTATCGATTTTGCAAGTGTAGATGACATCACGGCAGCATTGTATAATGACGGCTTACAGATAGGCAGTACTGAAATCCCAGCAGAGCTATTCAAACAAAAGCAGGTTGAATATGTGGCACAACATCCTAACGACCTACCGCGCTATGAGGACTATTTCTATGAATTGGATTATGAAACCAGAGCAGAGGACATAGTATTTTACAGTGTCAAGAGCCAAAAAGACAGCTTCTGGGTAAACGCGTCTATAGGCAACTATCAGTTTGATAAAAGTGGCAAGTTGATCAACTACATGCCAGTTCATGCACTAGAAATAGGTTTTACCGCGAGTGGCCAGTTGTTGGAACCCAACTTTTTTCATGGCACGAGAATCTATGATTCCGTCGCGCCGATGAACTACAAATACTTTGATGAAACGGCAACAGAGCAGAATCCGCGATTTGTGGTTGGAGTCATGCGAAAAGGAGAAAAAACATACTTAACTTCCATCTTTGACGGACTCTACGTTTATATGAATGGAAAGTTCAATTCTTATGAGGCAAACGACATCTGGCAAGAAAAGCGATTGAGATTTGTAACAGATTTTGGCGCTGACCAGATTGCTGTGTCTAATGAAGATGGCGATGTCTTTATCCTTAACGATGATCCAGAGAATTTTACCGCCACAAAAATCAACCGAAATAACGCTCACGGCAGTACGATCACATTCCTAACCTCGTATAAGAATACTCTGATCATAGGAACGCCGAAAGGTGTAGTATTACATCACGACGGTCGAGAAATTTTTCTCGATGGCGAGCAAGGCTTGAATGGAAAGATTCATAATGGATTTGTCAAGGGTGATACTTTACTGTTGGGTAGCGATAATGGCAGTTATCAATTAAAACTGGCAGACATACTTAACCAAGAAAATAGAATTGACCGCATTGCCGTAAAATCCATTCGTGTCAATGGAAATACCAGGTCTTGGAATCCAGATCAAACGCTACAACTATCCTCAAACGAGAACGCGCTGGAGATACAACTGGGTGTTGAAAAACATCCATACCCTAACAAATTAACTTACCACTATAGCTTTAATAGAGCAAGCGGCTGGATCCCTATGGAAGACGCAACCTTGAGTCTGCCATCCATGGATTCTGGAAAGTATAGGCTGTTTGTGCAGGTGCTGGATTCGTCAACGGGAATGACGGTAAATCAAGAGGTTCTGGCTTTCCGAATTGCGACACCTTTCTACAAGAGTATTTGGTTTATTGCCCTTTGTTTCTTGTTGGTTATGGGTTTGATGTTGGTATATTTTCGCTTGAAGCGAAAACGTGCAAAGCAAAAAGCAGCACAACAGGAAGCTGCTACAAAACGTATCGAGGAAGTTAAGATGGAAGCCTTGTTGTCGCAGATGAATCCGCATTTTGTGTTCAACTCGCTTAATTCTGTGCAGTATTTTATCAGCAATGACGAGAATGAAAAAGCGATGCGGTATTTAAGTATTTTTTCAGACCTCATGCGAGCTAATTTGAACAACACGACAAAGCCATTCTTGAGGTTGGAAGAAGAAATTGACTACCTAAAAAAATATATCGCACTAGAAAATGCACGATTCTCAGATCGAGTACGTGTAACATTTGTAGTCGATCCTAAGCTGTCCGTAACAGATACAATGATTCCCACGATGCTGCTACAGCCATTTGTAGAGAATGCTTTTGTCCACGCATTTCCAGACCGTATCCAGTCGCCACGATTGGATATTTCTTTTGAAACGGTAAATCATGAAGACACAGATTTTCAGACAATCGCTAATCCTAAAGCTGATGCAAATTATTACCGCTGCATCATAAAAGATAACGGCATAGGTAGCGCCAGCCTCACCAAAAACAAACGCCATACCTCAAAAGGCACACAACTGGTCGAGGAACGCTTATCGTTTTTAGGTTACGATCAACAGACTGCACTTCGCGTCAATTATACTGCTACAGGAACTACTGTCATTCTTATTCTAGAGCGCTAA
- a CDS encoding DUF4293 domain-containing protein, translated as MIQRIQTIWLILAAACAGGLSFLVDVMLDGESNEAVHMGDSAYFGAFVTSAVLAFIAIFLYRNRQLQTVVNRLNILLNLILLGVFLYRALTMSGETAVSEKGIGMFIPILSIVLLVLANRAIRKDEQLVKSVDRLR; from the coding sequence ATGATACAACGCATTCAAACGATCTGGTTAATACTTGCTGCAGCCTGTGCTGGTGGTTTGAGTTTTCTGGTGGATGTCATGCTGGATGGTGAGAGTAATGAGGCTGTACACATGGGCGACAGTGCATATTTTGGCGCATTTGTGACCAGCGCCGTACTGGCATTCATAGCTATTTTTCTATATCGCAATCGACAATTACAAACGGTGGTAAACCGTCTCAACATACTATTAAACCTCATTCTACTAGGAGTTTTTCTTTATCGAGCTCTAACGATGTCTGGAGAGACGGCGGTCTCTGAGAAAGGCATTGGGATGTTCATTCCTATCCTATCTATCGTTTTACTGGTCCTTGCAAATAGGGCTATAAGAAAGGATGAACAGCTCGTAAAATCTGTGGATCGATTAAGATAA